GAAAAGCCTTTTTCCAATTCTTCAAGATAGCTTTCGAAAAAAACGGTGAAACATTTTTCGAGGAGTCCATTTTTATTCCGGAAGTAGTATGAGATATTCGCTGCATTCACGTCTGCCTTTGCTGCAATATCCCTTACTGATGTCCCATTGAACCCCTTCGTGTTGAATAAGTAGATGGCCGCATCAATAATCGCAGCTTTTGAATTTTTTCTCATTGCTCCGCCCCTCACTTTCCGCAATTAACCTTACTGTTTACCTTTCTGGAAATGATTTAAATTTCCTTTATAAAAAACTCGACAAAGTCTCCATTGTTTCGCTGTTTTTTGATACAATGTAGATTAAAACTTCAGGAATGAGGGGGAAAAACTGTGTTTAAAGTCGAAACATACAGCGACAGCCGTGAAAAAAATTACGATTTATTGATCAAGCAGCTTAAAGCTTTGATAGAGGATGAAAAGAATGCGATTGCGAATTTCAGCAACGCTTCAGCTTTATTGAACCAATTTCTCGATCGCGTCAACTGGGTCGGCTTTTATCTGATGGAGGATGGAGAGCTTGTCCTCGGACCATTCCAGGGCCTTCCTGCCTGTGTGAGAATCCCGCTCGGCAAAGGAGTTTGCGGAACAGCCGCATCCAGGAAGGAAACTTTGAGAATTGAAGATGTCCATGCATTCCCTGGCCACATCGCATGTGATGCCGCTTCACAATCGGAAATCGTCGTTCCAATGATCAAAGACGGGCAAATCATCGGCGTCCTTGATATTGATTCACCGGAAAAAAACCGCTTTGATGAGCTGGATCAGCAAAAACTCGAGGAATTCGTTGAAGTGCTGGTACAGTATATAAATTAGTTTTTAACATAGACCATAGAGAAACCCTCCCGTCTTCCGGGAGGGTTTTGTTAAAGAACTAAATCGATCCTGATTCCATGGTACTTTCTTTCCTGACAGCCTCGAATGCCGCCTCCAGGTCATCTCTGATATCCTGCCATGCTTCCAATCCGACAGAAAGCCTGAGCATATTGTCTTTGATACCCATTTTTTCTCTTGCTTCTTTCGGTACCACGGCATGAGTCATTGTCGCCGGGTGCTGGATCAATGTTTCTGCATCCCCAAGGCTAACCGCAATTTTAATCAGTTTCAGCTTGTTGATGAAGGCCTGCGCTTCCTTTTGTCCTCCCTTGATTTTGAAGGAAATAAGGCCGCCCGGCTTGCGCATTTGCTTTTTCGCGATTGCATAATCAGGGTGCTTGGGATCGCCAGGGAAAATGACTTCTTCAACCGCAGGATGGCCAGAAAGATACTCTGCCAATTTTTCAGCATTGTCACAATGGCGGTCCATCCTTACTGGCAATGTTTTCAGGCCGCGAAGCAACAACCATGCATCAAATGGTGAGATGACACCGCCAATGTCCTTTTGCGTCGTCATGGCAATTTTAGACATGATTTCCTTCGGTCCGACTGCTAACCCTGCAATGACATCACCATGTCCGCAAATATACTTCGTTGCGCTATGGATAACAAAATCACATCCAAGCTCAAGCGGGTTCTGCAGATAAGGCGAGCTGAATGTATTATCAACAACCACCGGAATTCCTTTTTCCCTCGCTACATCCGCGACCATTTCCAGGTCTACAAGTCTCATTGTTGGGTTAATCGGTGTCTCGATATAGATGACTCTTGTCTCTGGGGTAATGGCAGCCAATACTTCTTCTCTCGTCGACATCATTGAAAAATCATGGTTAATCTCATATTTTTCTTTCATCAGCTGAAGAAGTCCGAACGTACACCCATACACTCCCTGTGAGCATAGAATATGGTCTCCGGTACGTGTCAGTGCTACCAATATCGCAGAGACAGCAGCCATCCCTGATGCAAACGCAAGGGCTTTTTCCCCTTTTTCAATCGTCGCCATCCGTTCTTCCAGCATTGCGACGGTAGGGTTGCCTAAACGTGAATAGATGAACCCTTCCTCTTCGCCCGCGAAGCGCCTTTCACCCTGTTCAGCGCTATCGAAAGTGAACGTACTAGTTTGAAATAATGGAGGTGCAAGACTCCCCCTGAATTCGTCCGATTTATATCCGGAATGGATTACTTCTGTTTCGAATCTTTTCTCTCCCATTATGATTCCTCCTATATATTCTGTAAACGCTTACAATTTACCCCCATAATCAGGATATGATATTTGCCTGTTTAATGAAAGTAATTTCTCTCACACCTCAGCAAAAAGTACTGTGACTCATTAAATGAAAAAAGCACTCATTCCTGAGTGCCACTAAAATCAAAATTGTTTTCATTCTGGACGACAACTTTATTTTTGCCAGATCCTTTTGCAACATATAAAGCCTGGTCGGCCCTTTTGAACACAGTCTTGGTTGTGTCCTCCTGTCCCCTGATCCATGTGGATACACCGCATGAAACAGTGACATTCGGGTTCGTGTTCTTCTCTACTTTATCTACAAGCCTATTCGCGATCATCACACCGGTCTCAAGTGGGGCTCCCGGCAAATAAATCGCCAGCTCTTCTCCTCCCCATCTCGCACCAATGTCCGTGCCGCGGATATTATTGGCAATCTGTCGAGCCAGCTGAATGAGCACTTCGTCTCCAATCTGATGGCCATACTGATCATTCACACTTTTAAAATTATCGATATCGATTAAAATAAAGGTTCCCTGCTGGTCTTCAAGCATGGAAAGATTCATTTTTTCATCCAAATATCCGCGAGAATACAGCTTCGTCAAATGATCGGTCACTACCATTTTCTCCAGCTCTTCCCGAAGCATTGAATTGGTGAAAGCAAGAGTTGAATGGTGAATGAGAGACTGGAGCAGCTTAAATGTATCAAACGCAAAGTGATAAGGGTCTTCATGCATGACGAGCGCAAATCCTTTTAATTCACCGCTCTGGATCATCGGAACACCCATTATCGAGTGGAAGTGCAGGGGAGAGTCTTCGCGATCATCAGATATATCTCCAAGGAATAATGGCTCCATACCCTGCCTGATTTGATTTGCGACCCTCAATATATAGTTGGAAGCGTCTTTTGAAAAGAAAAAGCTGGTGCTTCCTTTGAGGACGGAGTAATCATCATGCTCTTCATCTAGCATAATGAATCCGACTTCCTGGGCATTAAAGGACTTAATGATTTGCCCGCAGATAAATTTCATCGTATCTGTCAGGCGCAAACTCGTATTCAGCTGGTGTGAAGTTTCATTGATCAGCTGCAAATCGGCAATCAATTTCCTGGATTGCTCATAAAGCTTGGCATTTTCGAGCGCACTCCCTGCAGTATTGGCGAGCAGCTTGATAAACTCTACTTCATTTTGCGGGAAAACGAGTGAGTTAGGGGCAATGACCTGCAAAACACCGTAAACCCCCTGCTTTCCTTTTAAAGGGGCGTACATGATTGAATTTTTATCGATGACTGAATCCTCGAACTGAATCTGCCCGCTTACATATGATTGCATCGCCGTAAGGTTATCGCTATCATATTCAAGGTCTCTAACCGGCAGTCCACCATATCCCTTATGGTCATGGGACAACAGCAGGTAATAGGTGAAGGAGGGATATACTTCCCTTAGGGTGGAGATGATTTCACCCAGCACGGCATCCATATCCATGGTTGAATGGAATTTCTTCGTCACCCTGAATAATTGCTTATACCGTTTTTCTTCCTCCAATGTTTCAGCCTGGCTTCGCACTTTCTCAATGAACACATTGCATTCAGATGATAGCTTATCGAGGAAGCGATCTGATAAAGAGTTTAGGGTGTCACTGTTCATTTGAAATCCGAACAGCCCCATTGGTTTTTCATTAGCTTTTAAAACGAGCAGCAATTCATGCTCGGGCATGGATTCTGGATATTTAATGAAGGCATAAGGTTTAGCTGCGAGTTCATTCACAAGACAATGAGGAAAGGTTTCCAAAACCCTGTCATCACTCGATAGGCGGGTTGTTGTCTCCAGGTACATCTCTTGATTCCATTCCTGGCAGCTGTAAAAGTCGACCTCATGTGCTTTCAGGAGTTCTTTCAAAATAGCCATCATTTGCGAGAGAACCTCTGAGGAAGAAAAAGAGAATCTGCCAGTGCTGATCAAATCGAAAAATTTGCTTTTCAGTTCTAATATAATTTCCCGTTCTAATAATTCTTCCATATATATCACCTGTTTTAAAATCACTTAACAGCGATTTGTAAGTAGCTGTTTTGACAGGCAGCAGCCTGAATAAACGAACATGATCCATCACGTGGCAAGGCAATATCCAAATATTTGAAAAATAAAACAATTACTATTCATTATACCATAGACCTAGTAAAATAGTATGATATAAAAGGCAAACTTTTTAGCAAAGAAAGCTAGATAAAAAAGGAATGAATTTTAATATACCCTTGACTTTTCCCGAACAAAAATTATATAATACTCTTTGTGTAAAATATCGCAGCCTATGTGGTCTACATTATGTATGTATTTTGTTCCTCAAACCAGGTTTGATGGTGTATCTCGTAACCCGCTGCTGCTAGGGCGAAGGTACATGAAAACAAAATACCCATAAATGTTCAATCA
The window above is part of the Mesobacillus jeotgali genome. Proteins encoded here:
- a CDS encoding GAF domain-containing protein; this translates as MFKVETYSDSREKNYDLLIKQLKALIEDEKNAIANFSNASALLNQFLDRVNWVGFYLMEDGELVLGPFQGLPACVRIPLGKGVCGTAASRKETLRIEDVHAFPGHIACDAASQSEIVVPMIKDGQIIGVLDIDSPEKNRFDELDQQKLEEFVEVLVQYIN
- the megL gene encoding methionine gamma-lyase is translated as MGEKRFETEVIHSGYKSDEFRGSLAPPLFQTSTFTFDSAEQGERRFAGEEEGFIYSRLGNPTVAMLEERMATIEKGEKALAFASGMAAVSAILVALTRTGDHILCSQGVYGCTFGLLQLMKEKYEINHDFSMMSTREEVLAAITPETRVIYIETPINPTMRLVDLEMVADVAREKGIPVVVDNTFSSPYLQNPLELGCDFVIHSATKYICGHGDVIAGLAVGPKEIMSKIAMTTQKDIGGVISPFDAWLLLRGLKTLPVRMDRHCDNAEKLAEYLSGHPAVEEVIFPGDPKHPDYAIAKKQMRKPGGLISFKIKGGQKEAQAFINKLKLIKIAVSLGDAETLIQHPATMTHAVVPKEAREKMGIKDNMLRLSVGLEAWQDIRDDLEAAFEAVRKESTMESGSI
- a CDS encoding sensor domain-containing diguanylate cyclase, whose translation is MEELLEREIILELKSKFFDLISTGRFSFSSSEVLSQMMAILKELLKAHEVDFYSCQEWNQEMYLETTTRLSSDDRVLETFPHCLVNELAAKPYAFIKYPESMPEHELLLVLKANEKPMGLFGFQMNSDTLNSLSDRFLDKLSSECNVFIEKVRSQAETLEEEKRYKQLFRVTKKFHSTMDMDAVLGEIISTLREVYPSFTYYLLLSHDHKGYGGLPVRDLEYDSDNLTAMQSYVSGQIQFEDSVIDKNSIMYAPLKGKQGVYGVLQVIAPNSLVFPQNEVEFIKLLANTAGSALENAKLYEQSRKLIADLQLINETSHQLNTSLRLTDTMKFICGQIIKSFNAQEVGFIMLDEEHDDYSVLKGSTSFFFSKDASNYILRVANQIRQGMEPLFLGDISDDREDSPLHFHSIMGVPMIQSGELKGFALVMHEDPYHFAFDTFKLLQSLIHHSTLAFTNSMLREELEKMVVTDHLTKLYSRGYLDEKMNLSMLEDQQGTFILIDIDNFKSVNDQYGHQIGDEVLIQLARQIANNIRGTDIGARWGGEELAIYLPGAPLETGVMIANRLVDKVEKNTNPNVTVSCGVSTWIRGQEDTTKTVFKRADQALYVAKGSGKNKVVVQNENNFDFSGTQE